Proteins encoded by one window of Gemmatimonas aurantiaca:
- the obgE gene encoding GTPase ObgE, giving the protein MFVDRVLVKVEAGTGGSGQTSFRREKYVPMGGPDGGDGGRGGDVLVRADRNLTTLLDYTYRDAWTAERGQHGEGSNRTGRSGADVILPVPPGTVVRDARTQELLGEVLEHGDTLVVAKGGRGGKGNAFFVTATHQSPREWQPGEEGEIRTLELELKLIADVGFVGQPNAGKSTLLSVISAARPKIADYPFTTLSPNLGVVPLSDHRSFVVADIPGIIEGAHEGKGLGLQFLRHIERTRLLAFLIPIDAMDWQAELDQLRHEIAAHSPELAAKPYCVVFSKLDLLGEHYIPEIEAPGAFGIYAISAAGRMGLDVLLDAWWRELLAMRTAAEQPARDAQLLP; this is encoded by the coding sequence ATGTTCGTCGATCGGGTACTCGTCAAAGTCGAAGCAGGCACCGGAGGGTCGGGCCAGACCTCGTTCCGTCGGGAGAAGTACGTGCCCATGGGCGGCCCCGACGGGGGCGACGGAGGACGCGGCGGTGATGTGTTGGTGCGCGCCGACCGCAACCTCACCACGCTGCTCGACTACACGTACCGCGATGCGTGGACGGCCGAACGCGGACAGCACGGGGAAGGCTCCAATCGCACCGGTCGCTCCGGCGCCGATGTGATCCTGCCCGTGCCACCCGGCACCGTCGTGCGTGATGCGCGCACCCAGGAACTGCTGGGCGAGGTGCTCGAACATGGCGACACGCTCGTGGTGGCCAAGGGCGGCCGCGGTGGCAAGGGCAACGCCTTCTTCGTGACGGCCACCCATCAGTCGCCGCGCGAATGGCAGCCCGGCGAGGAAGGTGAGATCCGCACGCTCGAACTCGAGCTCAAGCTCATCGCCGATGTCGGATTCGTGGGCCAGCCCAACGCGGGCAAGAGCACACTGCTCTCGGTCATCTCCGCCGCGCGCCCCAAGATCGCCGACTATCCGTTCACCACGTTGTCGCCCAACCTGGGTGTCGTTCCGCTCAGCGATCATCGTTCGTTCGTGGTGGCCGATATTCCCGGCATCATCGAAGGCGCGCACGAAGGCAAAGGCCTCGGTCTGCAATTCCTGCGGCATATCGAACGCACCCGACTTCTGGCGTTCCTGATCCCCATCGACGCGATGGACTGGCAGGCGGAGCTGGATCAACTGCGGCACGAAATCGCGGCCCATTCACCGGAACTCGCGGCCAAACCGTATTGCGTGGTGTTCTCCAAACTCGATCTGCTTGGCGAGCACTACATCCCTGAAATCGAAGCACCGGGCGCGTTCGGCATCTACGCCATCAGTGCCGCGGGCCGCATGGGACTCGATGTGCTGCTCGACGCGTGGTGGCGGGAGTTGCTGGCCATGCGCACCGCGGCCGAGCAGCCGGCGCGTGATGCACAACTGCTCCCCTGA
- the dprA gene encoding DNA-processing protein DprA has translation MHNCSPEARACLALQSLPGLGDVAVRTLIETHGSAEAALAAITRTVGTDTHTLALASAARHVADAERVGAGVVSMQDAHYPARLRELRDAPPVLFARGTLESATPPAVAIVGTRNASGYGVRVAKAIAAACVRAGISVVSGLARGIDAAAHEAALAQGGRTVAVLGTGIDMTYPRGHRLLQERIAHDGLVLSEQVPGDAGHAGTFPRRNRLIAALADVTVVVEAGEGSGALITADHALELGRTVACVPNAIDIASARGSNRLLKDHAEPILSPDDVLMLLDMSPAPAHGPALDGVSARCWDAVQRGARVPEDIAQATDLTVREVTAVLALLEIDGLITFDASGRVCPTLSGS, from the coding sequence ATGCACAACTGCTCCCCTGAAGCGCGGGCGTGTCTTGCCCTCCAGTCCCTGCCGGGGCTGGGGGATGTGGCGGTGCGCACGCTGATCGAAACGCATGGTTCGGCCGAGGCGGCGCTGGCCGCCATCACACGCACCGTTGGTACGGATACACATACGTTGGCTCTCGCATCGGCCGCGCGGCATGTGGCCGATGCCGAACGTGTGGGAGCGGGTGTGGTCTCGATGCAGGACGCGCACTATCCGGCGCGACTCAGGGAATTGCGGGATGCGCCGCCGGTGCTCTTCGCGCGCGGGACGCTCGAGAGTGCCACGCCACCAGCCGTGGCCATCGTGGGCACCCGCAATGCCAGTGGCTACGGGGTGCGGGTGGCGAAGGCCATTGCCGCGGCGTGTGTGCGGGCGGGCATCTCGGTGGTCAGTGGGCTGGCCCGGGGCATCGATGCCGCGGCCCACGAAGCCGCGCTCGCGCAGGGCGGACGCACGGTGGCCGTGTTGGGCACGGGCATCGACATGACGTATCCGCGGGGCCATCGTCTGCTGCAGGAGCGTATTGCGCACGATGGACTGGTGCTTTCCGAGCAGGTGCCCGGTGATGCCGGACATGCCGGCACATTTCCCCGGCGCAACCGTCTGATTGCCGCACTGGCCGATGTGACCGTGGTGGTGGAGGCGGGGGAGGGCAGCGGCGCGCTCATCACTGCCGATCATGCGCTGGAATTGGGGCGCACCGTGGCCTGTGTGCCCAACGCCATCGACATCGCGAGCGCACGCGGCAGCAACCGGCTGCTCAAGGATCACGCCGAGCCCATTCTGTCGCCCGACGATGTCCTGATGCTTCTCGACATGTCGCCCGCGCCCGCGCATGGACCGGCGCTGGATGGGGTGTCGGCGCGCTGCTGGGACGCGGTGCAGCGTGGTGCACGGGTGCCGGAAGACATCGCCCAGGCCACGGATCTCACCGTGCGCGAAGTGACGGCCGTACTGGCCCTGCTCGAGATCGACGGGTTGATCACCTTCGATGCGAGCGGCCGGGTGTGCCCCACGCTGTCGGGGAGCTGA
- the hemW gene encoding radical SAM family heme chaperone HemW, translating to MATHPPATPHTPVVREVPAPVSPGMSLAMSPAISPAISPAVPYRHVYVHVPFCARRCSYCDFAIAVRRDVPWRAYADGVRTELALRHGERARNTDHPLDTLYFGGGTPSRLGADGVDALMDVFRERFRWTEQAEITLEANPEDISPANVRRWREAGVNRLSIGVQSFHDDVLLWMHRVHDGQAAARAAAVARDGGISAHSIDLIFATPDGIPRSWTDDLERAIALDADHISLYGLTVEPHTPLGRWQARGQVTEADESRYEQEFLEAHTRLSAAGYEHYEVSNYARPGRRARHNSAYWQGVPYLGLGPSAHGFDGATRRWNADAYVEWLRLVQAGQDPERGAERLSDENRVAETVYLGMRTIDGLRIDAREAAHVTRWVEEGWVTVSRDVHDPSFSTAGGMYRLTCTPMGWLRLDALAADLTAFRSGS from the coding sequence ATGGCCACGCACCCGCCGGCCACGCCTCACACACCCGTGGTGCGCGAGGTACCGGCACCCGTTTCGCCCGGGATGTCGCTCGCGATGTCACCCGCGATATCGCCCGCGATATCACCCGCCGTGCCGTACCGGCATGTGTATGTGCACGTGCCGTTCTGCGCGCGCCGGTGCAGCTACTGCGATTTTGCGATTGCCGTACGACGTGATGTGCCCTGGCGGGCGTACGCCGATGGCGTGCGCACCGAACTTGCGTTGCGCCATGGTGAGCGTGCGAGAAACACCGACCACCCGCTGGACACCCTCTACTTCGGCGGAGGCACGCCCTCCCGCCTTGGTGCCGACGGGGTGGACGCGCTGATGGACGTGTTCCGGGAACGTTTCCGCTGGACGGAGCAGGCCGAGATCACGCTCGAGGCCAATCCGGAGGATATCTCACCCGCCAATGTGCGTCGCTGGCGCGAGGCGGGTGTGAACCGGTTGAGCATCGGCGTCCAGAGTTTTCACGACGACGTGCTGTTGTGGATGCATCGGGTGCACGACGGGCAGGCCGCCGCGCGTGCGGCCGCGGTGGCCCGCGATGGCGGCATCAGCGCCCACTCCATCGATCTCATCTTCGCCACGCCCGATGGTATTCCGCGATCGTGGACGGACGATCTCGAGCGGGCCATCGCGCTCGATGCGGATCACATCTCGCTGTATGGCCTCACCGTCGAACCGCACACACCGCTCGGACGATGGCAGGCGCGCGGACAGGTGACCGAGGCCGACGAATCGCGTTATGAACAGGAGTTTCTCGAAGCCCATACCCGTCTGTCGGCAGCCGGGTACGAGCACTACGAAGTGTCGAACTACGCCCGGCCGGGACGGCGGGCCCGTCACAACAGCGCCTACTGGCAGGGCGTGCCGTATCTCGGACTGGGCCCGTCGGCGCATGGCTTCGACGGGGCGACCAGGCGGTGGAACGCAGACGCCTACGTGGAGTGGCTGCGGCTGGTGCAGGCCGGCCAGGATCCCGAACGGGGCGCGGAACGGCTGTCGGACGAGAACCGCGTGGCCGAGACGGTGTATCTGGGGATGCGCACTATCGATGGATTGCGGATCGACGCGCGGGAAGCCGCGCATGTGACACGTTGGGTGGAGGAGGGATGGGTGACCGTTTCCCGTGATGTGCACGACCCGTCGTTCTCCACGGCTGGCGGTATGTACCGCCTCACCTGCACGCCGATGGGGTGGTTGCGTCTCGATGCGCTGGCCGCCGACTTGACAGCGTTTCGAAGCGGTTCGTAG
- the hrcA gene encoding heat-inducible transcriptional repressor HrcA: protein MAHGAELSDRERRVLEAVIQSYVATAEPAGSRTLSRQFGLGISPATIRNTMSDLEDKGFLFHPHTSAGRIPTDKAYRTYVDSLMRRDPLTGQEQRQLQAEISAGGSAIETILRRAAQSLGILTQELGVALGPRLERAALRQVELVRVSSDRLLMVLSLTGGAVRTIFVEVPGVIADEALIGVTIVLNERLAGLTLDQVRTSLAARLRDVHTTPETAELLNIFLQEGDQVFGRAAEPLDTVVIGQASLLADQPEFATSERMRQLFELTETRQRLATLLEQRPGGSGLSITIGNEHGDPKLEPFTVVTAGYHAGSLSGVIGVIGPTRMPYEKVISLVEHTSRLVSDLLC from the coding sequence ATGGCGCACGGTGCGGAACTTTCGGATCGCGAACGACGGGTCCTCGAAGCGGTGATTCAGAGCTACGTCGCGACGGCGGAACCTGCCGGCTCGCGCACGCTCTCCCGTCAGTTCGGACTCGGCATCTCGCCGGCGACCATCCGCAATACGATGAGCGATCTCGAGGACAAGGGATTCCTCTTCCATCCGCACACGTCGGCCGGCCGCATTCCCACCGACAAGGCGTATCGCACCTATGTCGATTCGCTGATGCGACGCGATCCGCTGACGGGGCAGGAGCAGCGTCAGCTCCAGGCGGAGATCAGCGCCGGCGGATCGGCCATCGAAACCATTCTGCGTCGTGCGGCGCAGTCCCTGGGCATCCTCACTCAGGAACTGGGCGTGGCACTCGGCCCCCGTCTCGAGCGGGCCGCGCTGCGTCAGGTGGAGCTGGTGCGCGTCTCGTCCGATCGCCTGCTGATGGTGCTGAGTCTTACGGGCGGCGCGGTGCGCACGATCTTCGTGGAAGTCCCGGGAGTCATTGCCGACGAAGCGCTGATCGGGGTGACCATCGTGCTCAACGAGCGCCTGGCCGGTCTCACGCTCGATCAGGTGCGCACGTCCCTGGCCGCGCGGCTGCGCGATGTGCACACCACACCCGAAACCGCCGAACTGCTCAACATCTTCCTGCAGGAAGGCGATCAGGTGTTCGGCCGCGCCGCGGAGCCGCTCGATACGGTGGTGATCGGACAGGCCTCCCTGCTGGCCGACCAGCCGGAATTCGCCACCAGTGAACGCATGCGGCAGCTCTTCGAACTCACCGAGACCCGTCAGCGACTGGCCACGCTGCTCGAGCAGCGGCCGGGCGGTTCCGGGCTGTCCATCACCATCGGCAACGAGCACGGCGATCCCAAGCTCGAACCGTTCACGGTGGTGACGGCGGGGTATCACGCCGGATCCCTGAGCGGGGTGATCGGGGTGATCGGTCCGACCCGCATGCCGTACGAGAAGGTGATTTCGCTGGTGGAGCACACGTCGCGGCTGGTCTCCGACCTGCTCTGCTGA
- the dnaJ gene encoding molecular chaperone DnaJ: MADFYAVLGVPRDASDDDIKKAYRRLAMQWHPDRNGGARDAEEKFKEITEAYDVLRDPQKRAAFDRYGEAGLRGGGPAYEHVDLSEALNIFMRDFGGFGDLFGAAAGGRGRSGPRSGTDIKVPLTLTLTEVATGVEKTVTMKVLEACDKCEGSGAEPGTKPQTCGTCSGTGEVRRAQRSFFGQFVSVAPCPTCAGEGVVVASPCKKCRGEGRVRAERTLKIQVPAGVATGQYMTLRGVGNVGPRGGTRGDVLAVFEVEDDERFDRDGEDLFCEALVTYPQLVFGADIRVPGVTGELSLRVPAGTQSGTVFHLRGRGLPRVNASGTGDLHVKVQLWTPQSVDDEEKAMIESLAALQGQAPPQREKGFWSKMKEALGA, from the coding sequence ATGGCTGATTTCTACGCGGTGCTGGGTGTACCGCGCGATGCCTCCGACGACGACATCAAGAAGGCGTATCGCCGTCTGGCGATGCAGTGGCACCCCGACCGGAATGGGGGTGCCCGGGACGCCGAGGAAAAGTTCAAGGAGATCACCGAAGCGTACGACGTGCTGCGGGATCCGCAGAAGCGTGCGGCTTTCGATCGGTACGGCGAAGCCGGACTGCGTGGTGGCGGTCCGGCGTACGAACACGTCGATCTCTCGGAAGCGCTGAACATCTTCATGCGGGACTTCGGCGGCTTCGGCGATCTGTTCGGCGCCGCGGCCGGCGGGAGAGGTCGTTCAGGCCCCCGCAGCGGCACGGACATCAAGGTCCCGCTCACCCTCACGCTGACCGAAGTCGCGACGGGTGTCGAGAAGACGGTGACCATGAAGGTCCTCGAAGCCTGCGACAAGTGCGAAGGCTCGGGCGCCGAACCGGGCACCAAGCCCCAGACCTGCGGCACCTGCAGCGGCACCGGTGAGGTGCGTCGGGCACAGCGCTCGTTCTTCGGGCAATTCGTGTCGGTGGCGCCCTGTCCCACCTGCGCGGGCGAGGGCGTGGTGGTGGCCTCGCCATGCAAGAAGTGCCGCGGCGAAGGACGGGTACGCGCCGAACGCACGCTCAAGATCCAGGTGCCCGCCGGTGTGGCCACCGGTCAGTACATGACGCTGCGGGGCGTGGGCAATGTGGGACCGCGCGGAGGCACCCGCGGCGATGTGCTCGCGGTGTTCGAGGTGGAGGACGACGAGCGGTTCGATCGCGACGGGGAGGATCTGTTCTGCGAGGCGCTCGTCACCTATCCGCAACTGGTGTTCGGCGCGGACATCCGCGTACCCGGTGTGACCGGTGAACTGTCGTTGCGTGTGCCGGCCGGCACGCAGAGCGGCACGGTGTTCCATCTGCGTGGCCGTGGTCTGCCGCGAGTGAACGCCTCGGGGACCGGCGATCTGCACGTGAAGGTGCAGCTCTGGACGCCGCAGTCGGTGGACGACGAGGAGAAGGCGATGATCGAAAGCCTGGCCGCGCTGCAGGGACAGGCGCCGCCGCAGCGTGAGAAAGGCTTCTGGTCGAAGATGAAGGAAGCGCTGGGTGCCTGA
- a CDS encoding 50S ribosomal protein L11 methyltransferase, whose product MPDTGRWTSVRVTPDAGSASAREACLAALFAVGAQGVHEDLSALVTHFPPATDLEAVHRALTEADEQVIIETALVPDVDWSEAWKSRIGAHQLGDLTVTPPWLAEGRDPARTIVIEPGMAFGTGEHATTRGVVRLLPRRLRDGDTVADLGAGSAVLAIAAAKLGAARVYAIELDGEAIPDAEANVARNGVTDRVHVFEGDAGSLLPLVAPVQLILANIISSVLIELLPVIGMALAEDGAAILSGILREERDTMMEVLSAHGWAILEEDAEDIWWSVSIARA is encoded by the coding sequence GTGCCTGACACGGGCCGGTGGACCAGTGTGCGGGTGACCCCCGATGCCGGGTCGGCCTCTGCCCGCGAAGCCTGTCTGGCCGCGCTCTTCGCCGTCGGCGCACAGGGCGTGCACGAAGATCTGTCGGCCCTGGTGACCCACTTCCCACCGGCCACCGATCTCGAAGCCGTGCATCGCGCCCTCACCGAGGCCGACGAGCAGGTGATCATCGAAACGGCGCTGGTGCCCGACGTGGACTGGAGCGAGGCGTGGAAGAGCCGCATCGGCGCGCACCAGTTGGGAGACCTCACCGTGACGCCGCCCTGGCTGGCGGAGGGGCGGGATCCGGCGCGCACCATCGTCATCGAACCGGGCATGGCGTTCGGCACCGGCGAGCACGCGACCACCCGTGGCGTGGTGCGTCTGTTGCCGCGTCGTCTCCGTGACGGGGATACCGTGGCCGATCTGGGCGCCGGCAGTGCGGTGCTGGCCATCGCGGCGGCCAAGCTGGGCGCGGCGCGGGTATATGCCATCGAACTCGATGGCGAAGCGATTCCCGATGCGGAAGCCAATGTGGCGCGCAACGGTGTGACCGACCGGGTGCATGTGTTCGAAGGCGACGCGGGGTCGTTGCTGCCGCTGGTCGCGCCGGTGCAACTCATCCTCGCGAACATAATCTCGTCGGTGCTCATAGAGCTGTTGCCGGTGATCGGCATGGCGCTCGCCGAGGACGGTGCCGCCATTCTGAGCGGCATTCTGCGTGAGGAGCGTGACACCATGATGGAGGTGCTGTCGGCACACGGATGGGCCATCCTCGAGGAAGACGCGGAGGACATCTGGTGGTCGGTGTCGATCGCGAGGGCGTAG
- a CDS encoding RsmE family RNA methyltransferase: protein MVGVDREGVGAGRPQFVVADATADAIGVGATVTLDEGAARHMRVLRLEVGAVVGVRDGQGHVGAGQVVRLSKTHAHVEITEAVRVAPLPPVHLLVPVADRDRMLWLAEKVAELGATSWRPVLWRRSRSVSPRGEGVSFLAKVRARMEGALAQSEGAWLPQLFPEANLERAILAAPSGERIVLDPAGEPLIGEPLISEPLIGAPFRAPIVLAVGPEGGLEADEIAELEQAGFQRRSLGPTILRFETAAIGALAIARTALGRGTEATDESTDESTGERTDGSDD from the coding sequence GTGGTCGGTGTCGATCGCGAGGGCGTAGGCGCGGGCCGGCCGCAATTCGTCGTGGCGGACGCCACGGCCGATGCGATCGGTGTGGGCGCGACCGTCACACTCGATGAAGGTGCCGCCCGTCATATGCGGGTACTGCGGCTCGAGGTGGGCGCCGTGGTGGGGGTGCGCGACGGGCAGGGCCATGTGGGCGCGGGGCAGGTGGTGCGACTGTCCAAGACCCATGCGCACGTCGAGATCACCGAGGCGGTACGGGTGGCACCGCTGCCTCCGGTGCATCTGCTGGTGCCCGTGGCCGACCGGGACCGCATGTTGTGGCTGGCCGAGAAGGTGGCCGAACTGGGGGCGACGAGCTGGCGTCCGGTGCTGTGGCGCCGTTCCCGAAGCGTGTCGCCGCGCGGCGAAGGGGTGAGCTTTCTGGCCAAGGTGCGGGCCCGCATGGAAGGCGCGCTGGCGCAGTCGGAGGGCGCCTGGCTGCCGCAGCTCTTTCCCGAAGCCAATCTCGAGCGGGCCATCCTGGCGGCGCCGTCGGGCGAGCGCATCGTGCTCGATCCGGCCGGTGAGCCGTTGATCGGCGAGCCGCTGATCAGCGAGCCGCTCATCGGGGCGCCGTTCCGGGCCCCGATCGTGCTCGCCGTGGGCCCGGAAGGCGGGCTCGAGGCCGACGAGATTGCGGAGTTGGAGCAGGCGGGGTTCCAGCGCCGGTCGCTGGGCCCGACGATCCTGCGATTCGAAACGGCGGCGATCGGTGCCCTGGCGATCGCCCGGACCGCCCTGGGGCGGGGCACGGAAGCGACCGACGAATCAACCGACGAATCAACCGGTGAGCGAACGGATGGGAGCGATGACTGA
- a CDS encoding HIT domain-containing protein, with translation MTETMNEATTDPTCIFCRIAAGSIPATVVARNHQAMAFRDLNPQAPSHILVIPLRHVDSLASADNPCEVGGALALAAEVAEAEGLGEGGYRVVTNIGRDGGQTVQHLHFHVLGGRQLHWPPG, from the coding sequence ATGACTGAGACGATGAACGAAGCGACGACTGACCCCACCTGCATCTTCTGCCGCATCGCGGCCGGCAGCATTCCGGCCACGGTGGTGGCGCGGAATCATCAGGCCATGGCGTTCCGGGACCTCAATCCGCAGGCCCCGTCCCACATCTTGGTGATCCCGCTCCGGCACGTGGATTCGCTGGCCTCGGCCGACAATCCCTGCGAGGTGGGAGGGGCGCTGGCGCTGGCCGCCGAGGTGGCGGAGGCAGAGGGGCTCGGGGAGGGCGGCTACCGGGTGGTCACGAATATCGGCCGCGACGGCGGGCAGACGGTGCAACATCTGCATTTCCATGTGCTTGGCGGCCGTCAACTCCACTGGCCCCCGGGTTGA
- the rpsU gene encoding 30S ribosomal protein S21 gives MSEVIIHEDENFERALKRFKKKCEKAGILSDLRKHRHYEKPSERRKRKMNAAVRKNRRTRHG, from the coding sequence TTGTCGGAAGTCATCATCCACGAGGACGAGAATTTCGAGCGGGCGCTCAAGCGCTTCAAGAAGAAGTGCGAGAAGGCCGGCATTCTGTCCGATCTGCGCAAGCATCGCCACTACGAGAAGCCGTCGGAGCGTCGCAAGCGCAAGATGAACGCTGCCGTGCGCAAGAACCGCCGTACCCGTCACGGGTGA
- a CDS encoding GatB/YqeY domain-containing protein encodes MTSPVDASGASLLARLQGDQVAARREQAKDRVLLLGMVIAEVKNRELELSRPITDDDVIDVIRKAIKKRRESAELYAKAGRTDLLDKEQQEAVILETYLPPQVDPAEIRAAVVAAIAAGATNVGAVMGRVMPAFKGRVDGGVINAIAREELAGR; translated from the coding sequence GTGACCAGTCCTGTGGACGCCAGCGGCGCTTCGCTGCTGGCGCGGTTGCAGGGTGATCAGGTCGCAGCACGGCGCGAGCAGGCCAAGGACCGCGTGCTGCTGCTCGGCATGGTCATCGCCGAGGTGAAGAATCGCGAGCTCGAATTGTCCCGGCCGATCACCGACGACGACGTCATCGACGTCATTCGCAAGGCGATCAAGAAGCGTCGGGAGTCGGCCGAGCTCTATGCCAAGGCGGGTCGTACCGATCTGCTCGACAAGGAGCAGCAGGAGGCGGTGATACTCGAAACGTACCTCCCGCCGCAGGTCGATCCGGCCGAGATCCGCGCCGCCGTCGTGGCGGCCATTGCCGCTGGCGCCACCAACGTCGGCGCCGTGATGGGACGCGTCATGCCCGCGTTCAAGGGCAGAGTCGATGGCGGTGTCATCAATGCCATCGCGCGTGAGGAGCTCGCCGGGCGGTAG